The Spirosoma sp. SC4-14 DNA window ATTGTGCCTGGATTTTTGGATGAAGATGAATTTCAGGCTGAGAAACTGCCAGGCATGAGTTATCGGAAAGCTGAAGATCAGCTACTATTATTGGCAGGAACTGACTAATACCAAAACCTACGTCTGTGAGGGAGGCAAAACGAGAATTTGTCGTAGTCTTTATAGTTAAGTCAAAACGTCCTCCTTTTAATTTTGTGGATTGAACTTTAGTGAATAGTTCAATTTCTCTCATTATGCCATTAAGTAATAGAACTTTAGTAGGAGCTGTCTCCTCCCATTCCACAATTTGATCAATGTAGCCTACCCCGTCGGGACTAACTTTATATTGAGCTTTCGCCTTTTGATAATACGTTCTTTCTGGAGGCTGTCGGAACGATCCTATATAATTGAAATTTTTATCGAAATCTTCAGGAGCGAAAGTTGGATCTAATTCGTAGAGGTTTTGGGGTAAATTGTTGGTGTTATTTCGGTACCATTGGGTGTCAAAAGTGCCGTCATTCCCCTCAAACTGAATAGATATAGAAAACGTATTGCTCGCTTGATTTTGATAGACTATCTCCTCAAAACTTCCCATTCGGCGACAGGTATAATGGAAACTGTTCGGTCTGTAGCACAGCTAAAATAGCATTGATTAAGGAGCTTTTTCCGCTGCTATTAGCCCCGGTAAGCAAGGTAATCGGCGCAAAGGTTACGTTGAGTTCTTCAAAGCATTTGAAATTCTTCAGGCCGAGGGAATTAATGAGCATACTCGTTTCTTGATAAAACCTACAGCCGAAAGTTAGCCAATTTCGGGGATTTTCGGTCTAACCCCTATCTTTGCGGTCTCAGTAACTGATTATGACAGAGCAGAAAGTGTCCCCAGCAACTTCTTTACAAGACATTATCGCCCACGCCAAAGAATATGGCTTCGTTTTTCCGTCTTCTGAAATCTACGACGGGCTACAGGCCGTGTACGACTACGGTCAGAACGGTGTCGAACTAAAAAATAACCTGAAAACCCTGTGGTGGAAGGCCATGACTCAACTGCACGACAACGTAGTTGGGATTGATGCCGCCATTTTTATGCACCCGCTTACCTGGAAAGCATCGGGCCACGTCGATTCGTTTAACGATCCGATGATCGACAACCGCGATTCAAAGAAGCGCTATCGGGCCGACCAGCTCATCGAGTTAAAAGCCGAAGAATACGAAAAAGCGGGCGATCAGGCGCGGGGTCAGGCCCTGCGCAACGAATTGGGCCGGTTGCAGAGCGCCGACGATATGGAAGGCCTGCGAAACCTGATTCTTGCCGAAGGGATTAAAGACCCCATTTCGGGTACCGACAACTGGACCGAGGTGCGGCAGTTTAACCTCATGTTTTCGACGCAGGTTGGTTCGGTGGCCGAAGACGCCAGCCTGATTTATCTCCGTCCCGAAACGGCGCAGGGTATTTTCGTGAACTTCCTGAACGTGCAGAAAACCGGCCGGATGAAGATTCCGTTCGGTATTGCGCAGATTGGGAAAGCGTTCCGCAACGAAATTGTGGCCCGGCAGTTTACGTTCCGTATGCGCGAGTTCGAACAAATGGAAATGCAGTTTTTCGTACGGCCCGGAACCGAAATGGAATGGTACGAGCGCTGGCGCGATGCCCGTATGAAGTTCCATCAGGCATTGGGGCTGCCCGCCGAAAAACTGAAATTCCATATCCACGAAAAGCTGGCACACTATGCCAATGCTGCCGTAGATATTGAGTACGAATTTCCGTTCGGTTTCCGCGAAATGGAAGGGATTCACTCGCGTACGGATTTCGATCTGAAATCGCACCAGGAATTGAGCCGCAAGAAACAGCAGTATTTCGATAACGAAATTGATCCGGCTACGGGCAAGCCTTATGGTAACTACATTCCCTATGTAGTTGAAACATCGGTAGGCGCCGACCGGCTGTTCCTGGCTACGTTCTGCAATGCCTTCACGAAAGAAACCGTGGGCGAGGGCGACGATCAGAAAGAACGGACTTACCTGAAGCTGCATCCGGCGCTGGCTCCTGTAAAAGCAGCCGTATTCCCGTTGGTTCGCAAAGATGGTTTGCCCGAAAAAGCCGAAGCTATTGTGAAGAACCTGCGTTCTGAATTCCGGGTAATTTATGAAGAACGCGATGCGATTGGTAAACGCTATACCCGTCAGGATCTGATTGGGACGCCATTCTGCATTGCCGTCGACTATCAGACCCTGGAAGACGACACGGTTACAATTCGCTATCGCGACACAACCGAGCAGGTGCGGGTTCCGATCAGTGAACTAAAAGCCCGCATCGGTCAGGAAGTGTCGATGGAGCGGGTTCTGGAGAAAATGTAAAAAAAGCGTAGTTTCGTTGAGACACTAAATAGCCCAGGTCGGTGCCGACCTGGGCTATTTGATTTCAGTGCATGTTTTACTGTAAGGTGCTCTAAGAAGCGAAAAACCGCTTTATACACCTTTGGCTAATCACTTGCCTCGCTTATAATTCGGGTCTTCTGAACAGCAGCAAGGGTATTGGCCAAAGGCTATGCTTAATTGAGGTGAGGCATGTTGTTCATTAATTGCCGACGTACGCTTGTCCACCGCCGACGCGAAACGGGCAGCACATCACCCGTAGACAAGTGTACCAGCCCACCCGTTTCCGTGCGTTCGAGCCGCTCTACATACCGACGGTTAACGACGCAGTTGCGGTGCAGCCGGATGAACCATTCGGTTGGGAGTTTGGGCATGTAGTATTTCAAGGTTCGGGGCATCAGCATCCGACGACCATCCATCCAGTTCAGCCAACTGTAGTTTGCTACGGCCTGCATATAAACCAGATCCGAAACCGGAAACGACTGGCGTCCTGTTTCCCGTAAGTATAATTTTAGAGGTGGCCATTCAATGGGAGCTGTGCGGGCAGAAGCAATTACGGACGATACGTAGGTCATGAGTGTTTTTTTGGTTTAATGGTGCTTGACTAATCACGAAAAAGAAGATGATGCAATGATAGCAATCCGGTTGTCTAATGTCTTTTTCATTCGTAACAAGTGCTATAAAATTTGTAACATATAGGATAACTAGTTGACTTTTAATAGCTACCGCTCAATCAACAAAGCCCCAGATGTGCATCTGGGGCTTTGTTGATTGAGCGGTAGCTCGCAAATCGCTAAGAAAAACGTATTGTCGGCAACATACCTACGGGTAGGCTGGTAAGCAGGGTTTAGGCCGCTTTGTGTCGATGCTGTTCAATGTATTCAGATGGGGTTAAGCCATGATGTTCCTTGAATACTTTTGAGAAGTAGGCAGGCGTGTCGAAACCAACTGCATAGGCAACGTCTGAAATCGGAACATTGGTCAGCAGCATTTCGCTGGCCCGGTTCAACCGTACGGCCCGGATCAGTTCGTTGGGCGATAGGCCAGTCAAGGCTTTTACTTTTCGGTTCAGATGCATCCGACTCATATTGACGGCTGCTGCCAATGGTTCTACACCAAATGTTGTATCGCCTAGCCGGGCATTCAGAACAGCGTAGACTTTATTCATAAACTCATCTTCGGGCACCGGGCTTACGGTTGGCACATAGCCTGCGCTCAGCAACTGCGTTCGAAAATGCTGACTAAATCGCCGTTGCTGTTCGAGCCGATTGCGAACGCGCCAGCGCAACTCGTCAATCTGAAACGGTTTGGCCAGATAATCATCGGCTCCGGCAGCTAAACCTTCAACCCGACTTTCAATCGACGATTTAGCCGTGAGAAGTAGGATAGGAATGTGGTTTGTAATAGGGTTGCTTTTCAGTTGCCGACACAGTTCATAGCCATCGAGTTCGGGCATCAGCACATCGCTGATAACCAGATCGGGGCCATCGGCAAGGGCAGCCTCGATGCCTTCCCGGCCGTTACTGGCACGTTGAATCTGCCAGTCGGGACGAAGAATATCCGTGACAAACTCGGCTATTTCGTCGTTGTCTTCTACCAGCAATAAGTGGGGTAAATCGGAGATTTCGCCAGCATTCGATTGCGTGGTGGCATTGGCCTCAGACACGAATGTACTGTTTCCAAGAGCAGGTAATATAGGCTGAGCCACCTGGAAGGGGAGTTCTACAATAAACATGGAGCCTTTGTCTGGCTGACTCTCAACGTTAATTGTCCCCTGCATAATATCCACTAATTCTTTAACCAAAGCCAGGCCAATACCCGAGCCAATACCAGTTGCTTTGTCGGGCTGGTTGGCCTGATAAAAGCGATTGAAAATGTAAGGAAGTTTATGGTCTGGAATGCCAATTCCGGTGTCTTTTATTGTCAGCCGGAGAATATTGACTGGGCCCAGAATTTCGCTGATTGGTGGGGTTTCCGGCGAAAAGGTAAAAAAGTTAACATCGATCTGTCCTTTTTCATCGGTGAACTTTAGCGCATTGGCCAGTAAATTATTAAGAATTTTGCCCAGTTTGTCGGAGTCGAACCAGTAAAATCGGCCTTCAATCTGATAATGCACCCGAAACTTAATGTGCTTGCGTTGTGCTTCTTCGGTAAAGGTGCTGGTTGTGCGTTCTAAAAATTCGACCAGATCGCCATTCGTAGGACTTACTGTCAGGCTACCTGCTTCGAGTTTTGCCAGGTCGAGCAATTCATTGATGAGTCGTAACAACTGGCTGGCATTACGATGAACCATTGCCAATCGGCTGTGTTGGTGCGGATCGTGACTGTCGCGCAGTAGCTGCTCAAGGGGACTCAAAATCAGGGTCAATGGTGTTCTGAATTCATGCGTAATGTTAGCAAAGAAGCGGGATTTTACTTCATCCAGATTCTTGAGCTGAATTGATTCCTGTTCTCGTAATTCCATTCGGCTTTTGAGCCGGATGCGGTTGATTCGTACCCGCACAAAGGCCACAACAGCACCAATACACAAAAGAGCATAGCCCGAATAGGCCCACCAGGTTGCCCAGGGAGCAGGTTTTATGCGTATGAAAATCTGATGCATGTTTGGACTCCAGATTCCCGACGTATTTGAGGCATTGACAACGAAGGTGTAGGTAGCGGGAGGAAGATTCGTGTAGGTAGCAGTTGTCTGATTACCATTATACACCCAGTCGTCGTCTAGCCCAATTAATTTGTATCGATACTGGTTTTTGCTGCTGTGGTTAAACTGAAGGGCTGCAAAATCGAAAGAGAGGAAGTTTTGCTGATAATTGAGGGTTATTTCCTGGGTTTCATTTATATCCTTCGAAAGCGGAGATTCTGGATTTGTTAAACTAACGGGTTGGTTATTGATCCGAAGAGCAGTAAGCGCAACAACAGGCTTGAAATGATCGTCGATTACCTGCCGGGGAGCAAAAGCGGTATATCCACCGTAACCACCAAATACGATCCGGCCATCGGGCAACGATACGTCATGGAACCGATTAAACTCATCGCCCGGCAACCCATCGTCGGTGGTATAGTTTCTGACTTCAAAGGTTCGGGTATCGAAACGGCAAAGGCCATGATTGGTACTAAGCCATACATGACCGTCGGCATCGGGGCGAAT harbors:
- a CDS encoding LytTR family DNA-binding domain-containing protein; translated protein: MTYVSSVIASARTAPIEWPPLKLYLRETGRQSFPVSDLVYMQAVANYSWLNWMDGRRMLMPRTLKYYMPKLPTEWFIRLHRNCVVNRRYVERLERTETGGLVHLSTGDVLPVSRRRWTSVRRQLMNNMPHLN
- a CDS encoding DUF3696 domain-containing protein, whose protein sequence is MGSFEEIVYQNQASNTFSISIQFEGNDGTFDTQWYRNNTNNLPQNLYELDPTFAPEDFDKNFNYIGSFRQPPERTYYQKAKAQYKVSPDGVGYIDQIVEWEETAPTKVLLLNGIMREIELFTKVQSTKLKGGRFDLTIKTTTNSRFASLTDVGFGISQFLPIIVADLQLSDNSCLAVSQPEIHLHPKIQAQFGNYLANQIKRTQKQYIVETHSEYLLNRIRLLLVTGELNPEDVCVLYFENDGTKNTVHNVEFTTSGEIKGAPAGFFDTYGIDVMDIALNAH
- a CDS encoding glycine--tRNA ligase translates to MTEQKVSPATSLQDIIAHAKEYGFVFPSSEIYDGLQAVYDYGQNGVELKNNLKTLWWKAMTQLHDNVVGIDAAIFMHPLTWKASGHVDSFNDPMIDNRDSKKRYRADQLIELKAEEYEKAGDQARGQALRNELGRLQSADDMEGLRNLILAEGIKDPISGTDNWTEVRQFNLMFSTQVGSVAEDASLIYLRPETAQGIFVNFLNVQKTGRMKIPFGIAQIGKAFRNEIVARQFTFRMREFEQMEMQFFVRPGTEMEWYERWRDARMKFHQALGLPAEKLKFHIHEKLAHYANAAVDIEYEFPFGFREMEGIHSRTDFDLKSHQELSRKKQQYFDNEIDPATGKPYGNYIPYVVETSVGADRLFLATFCNAFTKETVGEGDDQKERTYLKLHPALAPVKAAVFPLVRKDGLPEKAEAIVKNLRSEFRVIYEERDAIGKRYTRQDLIGTPFCIAVDYQTLEDDTVTIRYRDTTEQVRVPISELKARIGQEVSMERVLEKM
- a CDS encoding AAA family ATPase, coding for MLINSLGLKNFKCFEELNVTFAPITLLTGANSSGKSSLINAILAVLQTEQFPLYLSPNGKF
- a CDS encoding two-component regulator propeller domain-containing protein, which produces MLFSRRWLIQVVVLLLVFIQITQASSPGPEYLTVQNGLPQGFIKSILQDRRDFIWLATRDGLCRYDGVRFKIFHHDPHNSQSPSFSSIYEIREDVHGALWTRTENNNVDYFNPITEQTRRVSDSPAFRQLVNRNVLTSIYPDQQGNLWIATLTNGFFQLSPKGVIKYHNWPIRNDTVQHRIESLLVDRHNNLWIAASDGLFRYDTKAQQFTVFRTINGLPSNDVRGLRERKNGELIISFPGQFALFNPNGGTVRQVVPMPDQPAMAPILAGDSHGNDYINLNRYSDQSGLSPLPITTPIVPGSLLSLLIDQSNVLWIGTNGNGVVKYDLNKRPFQSWAYTINFQIGWMNQQLGIPIAAIPPIVRQQDPFSLRYQFDRQKNLWIGGLKTPVYRYNAVQQLFEAIPPTGIEARWLPAGAFHFSALTTGPNGELWGLLGADGRAVARYDPDTKSFTAFPLPLPIGHPFEILAMTVDGGRIYLATQSHGLLRADLADKRLIRWRANPNNPNALPINSLSCLIQDPVHYNFLWIGTYGSGLCRLDKHTGKIRSFTVHDGLPNNVIYGIRPDADGHVWLSTNHGLCRFDTRTFEVRNYTTDDGLPGDEFNRFHDVSLPDGRIVFGGYGGYTAFAPRQVIDDHFKPVVALTALRINNQPVSLTNPESPLSKDINETQEITLNYQQNFLSFDFAALQFNHSSKNQYRYKLIGLDDDWVYNGNQTTATYTNLPPATYTFVVNASNTSGIWSPNMHQIFIRIKPAPWATWWAYSGYALLCIGAVVAFVRVRINRIRLKSRMELREQESIQLKNLDEVKSRFFANITHEFRTPLTLILSPLEQLLRDSHDPHQHSRLAMVHRNASQLLRLINELLDLAKLEAGSLTVSPTNGDLVEFLERTTSTFTEEAQRKHIKFRVHYQIEGRFYWFDSDKLGKILNNLLANALKFTDEKGQIDVNFFTFSPETPPISEILGPVNILRLTIKDTGIGIPDHKLPYIFNRFYQANQPDKATGIGSGIGLALVKELVDIMQGTINVESQPDKGSMFIVELPFQVAQPILPALGNSTFVSEANATTQSNAGEISDLPHLLLVEDNDEIAEFVTDILRPDWQIQRASNGREGIEAALADGPDLVISDVLMPELDGYELCRQLKSNPITNHIPILLLTAKSSIESRVEGLAAGADDYLAKPFQIDELRWRVRNRLEQQRRFSQHFRTQLLSAGYVPTVSPVPEDEFMNKVYAVLNARLGDTTFGVEPLAAAVNMSRMHLNRKVKALTGLSPNELIRAVRLNRASEMLLTNVPISDVAYAVGFDTPAYFSKVFKEHHGLTPSEYIEQHRHKAA